The segment TGAAAGAAATGCGTTTTTGATGCATTTCGAAGGAAAAGTTGAGGTATTTTGTAAGATTTGATGTCTGGATGAATAATTCTTAACTTAATTTCTCAAAGAGTAAAATTACATTCTtaaggagtaaaattaatttcttaaggagtaaaattaatttctgaaggagtaaaattaatttctgaaggagtaaaattaatttctgaaggagtaaaattaatttcttaaggagtaaaattaatttctgaaggagtaaaattaatttcttaaggagtaaaattaatttctgaaggagtaaaattaatttcttaaggagtaaaattaatttctgaaggagtaaaattaatttcttaaggagtaaaaataatttctgaaggagtaaaattaatttcttaaggagtaaaaataatttctgaagGAGTACAATTAATTTCTGAAGGAGTAATGAATTCTTaagaagtaaaattaatttcttaatgagcaaaattaatttcttaaggagtaaattcaatttctgaaggagtaaaattaatttctgaaggagtaaaattaatttcttaaggagtaaaattaatttcttaaggagtaaaattaatttcttaatgagCAAATTTCTGaaggagtaaaatttttttttaatgagtaaaattcttaaggagtaaaattaatttcttaataagcaaatttctgaaggagtaaaattatttttttaaaaggagtaaaattaaaacgaaatccgataaaatttatagttttgtCTTTTAAGGAAAactttctccatttttttatgtctcgACTTTTCCATAAAAACAGCATAAATGCATAATAATGAGACAGTTGTACTTGGAAGTTGCAACAAATGCTCCAAAGGCAAagctctgcaaaaaaaaagaagaaaaaaaatcactttgtcATTACTTGACATCGCATGCCTGCACAAAAGGAAACCGGAAGCAAACATTTGTTTCATCTTTTCCTACATTTTACTACATTTTTTGAATCTCACGCAAGAGTTCACTTCTCACACACAATTGCgatataaaaatgcaaatttttcatccagAAACTTGACACTTATcgcgatgataataataaaatgaggtTAAATATGATAGATTGTCGTTAAAATCTGGAGCGGAAGCGGTAAATTAGGAATGAAAATCtcgttcgaaaaaatttttaagagattgtTTCTTACccgatgataaaattatttgcctCGTACACGAAAAATGAACGAATCTCgctatttttacaaataattaataatgttgACTTAGCAAACAAAGTATGTCtttattctttctttttattagtaaattgtgaaatattgcGAGGCACGACCGAACGTTAGTCATATTTTGGAGCTCGTGCCATAAACATcgcctgaaaaattaaaatgtaacgaAAATTGAGACGCAATATGGATCGCATCACGTTACCGCGAAACGCATCGTATGTCAAAGAAAGTGATTTCCCTTACGTTATTACGAGTATCGCTTTTGGCATTCTCTCggttttgacaaatttgattGTCTTAGTGGCTTTTTACGTGAAAAAAGGGAAACAAACGACAATTCGATCTTACGTTATTTCAATGGCAATTGCTGATGTCTTGTACGGGGCAGTGTCGGTCCCCTTGGCGATTTTATCTTCCGTCGGGCTTCCGTATCGACAACGAGAATGGTGTTTACTTAGTACGGGATTTCAAATTATGACTGTCGGATTTACGATCATGGCGTTGTTATCGACCGTCGAAATGCAGTTCATTGGGGTGAtgtttccgatttttttccaGATGAAATGGACGAGTCAAGTTGTGCGATGTATTTATggtttaacgaaattttatcgttttttttttgtttgactttGTTATCTTTGAAGGTCACATTGCGAGTCACTGGATCATgggatttttatttggatcTCCGATTATTTTGGGAAACAATTTGGACGATGACACGTGTTACTTTTTGGAAATTGTACCGAAAAATGTCACGTTATTGGTTACTTTTGGGATGGTCGTTCCAGCTGCAAGTGTCATGATTTTGTGTTATGTGGCGATTTATATTAGATTCATAAAAGCGGTaagttttgaagatttttgtaaGAACGAAGGTCAATGcaataatcaaaaatgttttcgaaattaaatttttcttttcgaaatgaaatttttattttcgaaattaaatttttattttcgaaattcaaattttttttcgaaattaaatttttttttcgaaattaaatttttcttttcgaaattaaattttttttcgaaattaaatttttattttcgaaattaaatttttattttcgaaatgaaattattattttcgaaattaaattttgattttcaaaattaaatttttattttcgaaattaatttttttatcgaaatttttattttcaaattaaattttttttttcgaaattaaatttttattttttgaaattaaattttttttttcgaaattaaatttttattttcgaaatgaatttttttttctaaataaatttttttttttcgaaattaaatttttcctttcgaaattaatttttttttcgaaattaaatttttcttttcgaaattaaatttttattttcgaaattaaatttttattttcgaaattaaactttttctttcgaaattaaatttttattttcgaaattaaatttttctattcgaaattaaattttccaatctcgaaatgaacttctaTGAAAACATTTCTAATTATTGCATCGCCCTGATTTCTTTTGCAGATGACACACCGATTTACGACGTTAGGCGTTGTGCCCGACAAAAAGCCATCTAGCAACATGAAAAGTTTTCACGTTAAGACAAGTGCAGTCATCTTTCTGAATGTCCTTTTGTTTCTCGTGTGCTGGCTACCGCTCTACATCCTCGATACCATCAACGTGTTTGATGAGACATTCACAGCAAACGTTCACATTATTAACGCTCTGCTTGTGCTTCGGTGCGTTAGATGTGCCACGAATCCGCTGCTGTACGCCTATCACATACCCGAAGTGAAAACGAGCATTTATGACATCCACAGATGGCTGCTGCTGCGATGTAATATCGGGGATGCCATAAAACGCGATCGAAGCATCTCGCAACAGACAATTgtcacaaaattataaaaaaaagtttcttgtcatatcacaatttttttttgcaagtcgcGGCGGAATCACGTTCGAATGACAATCCAGTCTCGTATTTTCCTTCCTTGCAagaatttgtttcatttttttacataagatTGCAATTTGACGAATGAACGTTTGCTGTTTGCCACAAAATTTGCATGGgaaatgaacaaacaaaagcGCAACTGCAGATTCACTCGTGCATTTATGATTTCCTTTTTGAGTCTCCTTGAAATTTCAACAGCAACAGCTACAAGTTGTCTGTCGGCATGCTCTAAAAATAATACGCTCGTACAGTCGCACGGTGAGTTTTCTCgcaattttatattcattttatctcatatttgacttttcagttatttttatatttttttttgcatttctgcATGACTTTCGTAAGAAAAAAGGGAGATGATATAACGGCGGTTGGCAGAGTTACTGCCATTGTTGTGACACAGTTTGTTTGCTTCcttatatttattgttgtcTGTCTGGATGTTGTTGTAAGCAGAGATGATCCCCAGCAAAGTACAAGATGGGATAAAATGGCATTGAATCAAAGAGATTGCGAAATTTTTTACGGAAGGGAAATCTTaagtgcattttaatttttattttttttttatttttgagataattttctaatttttttttaattttaacaatttctttatatttaattaattttttaattttggatttttacaaaaaaattttaaataaaaaaaaattattaaattatttttaaaaaaattatttttttaaatttaaaattaggtatttataaaaaatacaaaaaatattttaaaattattaaaaacatttaaattaaaaaataaaaaaataaatttctaaaaaataaacctaaatgttttattgaaaaatgtaaaattttttaaattaattttcatttttctttatatacaaaatttttaatgaaaaaaaataataattaattttttttattgatgaatgtttttattttatttttcaaattttaaacttttaaaaaaaaaaattatataaaaattttttaaatttaattaaaacaacaaaaattaataaattttttaccaaaaaattaaaaataaaataattagtttttattttttaaatatttttatttttattaaaaataaaaaaaaatcataaaaatctttaaaaaaaaataaaataaaaaattttgtattgaaaaatgtaaaaatatttaaattaacttttatttttgtaaaatttaatctttgattaaaaatttgaaaaaaaaattatttaaatttaattttttcaaataatttttttaaagaattattagaaaatttaaattaaatttatttttatttaaaatctaaaaaaatttaaaaatcttttgaaataaaaaaattaatatctaaatttttttttattgaaaaaatgtgaaaattttaaattaatttttccttttcttttttaattttttaacttttacaaaaaatctaaaaacaacttttgaaataaaaaaattaaatttttaattataaaatgtgaaaatatataaaattaatttttattttatgtttttgaattttaaacttttattaaaatctaaaaaaaattaaaaaatcttttttcaaaaaatttccatattttaaataattttcttcgattttgatttttaaacatttaattaaattaaataaaaaaaataataaataaattaataaatattttttcaaaatgaatttttttaacatcgtatgatttaaattttttttgttcaatttttacacaatttttaattttattaaattttaaatcaaaaaaaatgaattaaaaataaataaataaacaaaaaattattttttttaaattaataatttttttaaaaaacaatttaaatttcataataataatttttttttatttttttaaaaattaaaattatttaatttttgaaaatgaagcagacacttttttgtcgcatttttctactttaaacGAAAATGTGGCAAAAACTTAAGATGAGCAagtatttcatataaatattgaTAAGGAATTTATGTAAtcgtaagcaaaaaaatttttttcaagtattttctcATGGTGTTCCATTGTACGATCGCATGTAAgaagtttttgtcttgtttttcatcccacatttatttatttgaataaagaaTGCCTTGCCTTTCGTATGACAAGCAATAACTCTTCTCTTCGTTTTCTTATTCCCTTGTTTTCCTGTTTATTTGCTTCAAATCGtaatttgtgcatttttttttcggtgaaaaACGTCtagaaataaatcaaaatgtaAACAGTAAGTAATGGAAGGGAATCATTTTCGGAGCAGGGTTTCTATTGGCAATCGggtttttttctgtgattttccattttcatcattattttttaatagttatgACCTACTTTTCAGCGGATGATACGAGAGATAAATAGTTAACTACAACGATACTTGCTTAATGATCCTGCATcgttatatttttctatttttatgatGCGAACACTTGATATATGAGGTTTATTTTACACTTTATGAGTTGCAGTTATGACGAGAGCAGTTgtatcaaatattaattagtgACAAGGACGAGCAAACTTCTTATCTTTACGACTTTCCAAAGGAGGAAATTGAATTCCGAACTAAAGTTTGAGCAATTTTCcggttgaaaattaataaaaagccgTTATTACGGAATACTTATGATAATTGAGTTGTCCCGCAGGAGGCGACCGATTGTCGgcacaattttcaaataatataaaagtgCATTCCTCTGTGCCGGAGTCACAACAACGCGTTGCACACAGACAAGGGGCGAGCAATTCATATTGGATTTTTATGcggaaaagtatttttaatgttatttttggtATGTTGCTGCTCTGAATTCAGCACAAAATGATATAGTTGTTGAACAGCAAATAATTGTGTgtgccaaaatttttttttctgtgcttcGATGTAAATGAACATAGAGAGAGAGGCGACTCACACACAATagaatttagaataaaaatatccTTGAGTATTCAGGTCGTTTGTACGTTGAACTCTTTTTGTGTCATATATCACAATTGCGAGTCGGATGTCGTCATTGTGTTGTTATATTTTCATCTCTCGGattcaatagaaattttatttttatgaagcgAGGAAGTGTTTTTGACAATAATTTCGGTTCATATCACACacgatagtttttttttattgtcaaaacaaacaactttatgatcctttttttttggagttttGTGATTTCtgagcttggtttggattggTTGAAGCTCGaaattttgaggatttttaaattaatgtaaaaaaaataagttaaaaatattaaattaaattaattatttaattattttggatttttacgaaaatttataaaaaaaaatgatgaatgatttttttttaaattataaaaattatttaataaaaatttaggtaatttaatttaataaaaataaatttaaataataaataattttttattttttaattttttaaatttaatttaaatttcaaattattaattgttatgaataaaaaattaaaataaataaaaaaaaatattaactgtatttatttaattaaaaataaaaaaaaaatatattcaaatttcaaaaaaaaataaaataaaataaaaaaaattaaaaataaaataaaataataataaataaatataaaaaaaattaaaaaaaaaataaataaatagaataattatttttatcaattcagttttccaaattttttaatttattttttttattaaatttaatttaatttttttctaagttcATTTTaggagttttttaatttaattttatattataagaataagaattttataattcagtttttaatttattttttaaggtcagaagattttttttaatcaaaaaatttttttaatatttcaatattttttttttttttttaatttaatattgatttttttaattaataaataaaatttaataataatttttttttatttaaaaaaaattaaattaattataaattaaaataatttctataaaaaaatttaaattcttttaaaacaaaaaattcaaggctCGAGATAAATTcgatatgatatttttaataaaaaaaaataatttatattataatttttaatttaatttttatattataatttttattaatattaataatttaattatttttaattaaaaatttaatttaaaactttttttaaagctcgagataaaaaaaaatcttgaaatttaatgttcttgaaaaaaaagaaaattattcgaatGTCCTTGACTCGTCGAATGAATATTCGATAATTAGTCGGTCAATGAACTGCCGTTAATCATAAATCACCGACTTTTGATCTACTGTAAGAATTTATGTAGGTTAAATTTCCCTTTAGTCGCCCTAATTGCATaataacaatgaaaataaGACATGTGTAGGAGTAGCACGAGTACCTTTTTGGGATAAGCATCTTTTGTTGTTTCATGCCTAAGTGACcaactgtgtgtgtgtgtagtttttgaaaagaatttcgAATGGGTAATAAATTCCTCTCTTTGTCGAATGTTTTTGTCATATTCCAACAAAATTATTGTGTCATAAAAGCTTTATTGTTAACATTTTCCGATGTTCAAGTGGGACATTTTTCATAGACGAGCCAGAAAAgccagaaaattttatgaatatttaatttatttcagcatcaataaatttaatgtcataacaacaacaacgacacatccccatataaaattaatataaaactagtaaatcattttttaacaacaacaacaactacacaattataataataataaacattttgttgataaataacaaataaattacaacaaGATCtccattttgcatttttggtccgaaaattccaattttataTTGATGTTGCTGATGAcgtcacgaaaaataaatcatccgAGCTTGAATGGGACTCCGTTGTATTTGGGGCGTTCAGTGACCTTttcagcaaatattttttcgccaATTTGCGTAATTTCGTGTCTCGGTTTCGGATGATGGAATGTCTTTCGATCACGAGTGTCGTATTTCATAAATGGTTCAATTTGCCATCcgtaactaaaaattttaaattaaaaaaaaattatttaacttttttattttttttttaattaataaatatttaaaaatttaattgattaaaaaaataaatttttaaattaattaattaaaattaaaattaattaatttttaaattaattaaatttttaaataggtaataaatatttaattaatttaagaaaaaaataaaaaaattaatttttgaattaattaattaaaaatgaattaaaattaattaattaaatacttaaattattttttttattaatttaaaattaattaattttttatttaattaaaattttaaattattttttataaatataaaaattattcaattaataaaaaaaaaaattaaattaaatttttacttatgacTTTCTAAAATCGGGCGATCATATTTGTGCTTCGGGGTTTGAATTAAATCATCTTCGACCATTTTCATATAAGTAGCATGTTGTCCTTCCTGCCCTTGCTTAACTAAGCCCGATTCGTGTTTTGCCCAAAATTTTGTCGTTACGggaatttctttgacattcgGCTTGTAAGTCTCGTTGTGCACACAAAAGCCTCGATTCACTCGATTTATCTGTTCTTTCACGAAGGCATACGTCAAAGGAGGGTGTTGCATGTCGAAGCAATgtgataaaaagttcaaacgTTGTTCACTTGCTgagaaaacaataaatactaaaaagtaaatatggtttatacaaaataaaaaaaaaataaataaaacgaggGAAGGAGAAAAGCCACAAGGCAAACTTATAAAGTTCTCTGTGTGtgcaaaagaaaatatattgaaatacATGACACGAATCAGTCAATGGATGCACACAAGGAGGAGGGATGTTcaagtcgaaatttttttttgcctcgagatatttcgagattttttatttcaatataaatttagttgaattggaaaacttttgattgatttttttttaattataaatcgtACTTCATTTTtaactgtttaaaaaataattatttttaattttttttttcatttttttaaaaaattatttttttattatttttaaatttaattttattattttcataattttttaaaattattattttatttttttcaaaataattttatttattttttttcttttaaaaatctttttttttttttttttgaatctgattttcaaaattttttatgattttttatttttttttcataattttcattatttttaatcttttaaaaatgaattccaattttttttaatttttttaattttcatgtaattttattattatttttttgttaatattgttttttttattttaaaaaattttttaaaataaatttatttttttttatttatttaaaattcttgattttttatagtttttaatttaaatcaatttaaataaattttattattttatttgaaattaaaaaaaaattaaattattttatttatttgattttatttattttattttaaattttttgatttttttttaattttttaattctttataaataatttttaattattttttaaaaataattttattttatttttaatttttttttgtcaataatttttgggaaatttcttAAGTTGATGATCCTTGTCAAATTGTGCATCCACTGAAAAATAGTGAACATCAGtgtgcaaacaaacaaatactgCAACAAAACAGAtgtttttcacgttttttttaaacttgtgcAACGGAAGGAAGAAACTTGTTAAAAGCTGatagaaagtttttttccttgttattATTCAtcgtttattttctttttatttgttttgcttattattatttttatttgaac is part of the Culicoides brevitarsis isolate CSIRO-B50_1 chromosome 3, AGI_CSIRO_Cbre_v1, whole genome shotgun sequence genome and harbors:
- the LOC134834695 gene encoding adenosine receptor A2a-like, yielding MDRITLPRNASYVKESDFPYVITSIAFGILSVLTNLIVLVAFYVKKGKQTTIRSYVISMAIADVLYGAVSVPLAILSSVGLPYRQREWCLLSTGFQIMTVGFTIMALLSTVEMQFIGVMFPIFFQMKWTSQVVRCHIASHWIMGFLFGSPIILGNNLDDDTCYFLEIVPKNVTLLVTFGMVVPAASVMILCYVAIYIRFIKAMTHRFTTLGVVPDKKPSSNMKSFHVKTSAVIFLNVLLFLVCWLPLYILDTINVFDETFTANVHIINALLVLRCVRCATNPLLYAYHIPEVKTSIYDIHRWLLLRCNIGDAIKRDRSISQQTIVTKL